Proteins from a genomic interval of Symmachiella macrocystis:
- a CDS encoding STAS domain-containing protein, with protein MSDASDNPQSESFQIEYHGGCVLIIPATDVESMQWDLIEQAADIVMTPLRDLEVPMVVFDLSEVSYFGSVFLSLLLRCHKFVKSAGGELVLCGASEMAKELLSVTALDTLWAIYEDREEALEALAG; from the coding sequence ATGAGCGACGCTTCCGACAATCCGCAAAGCGAAAGCTTTCAAATCGAGTACCATGGCGGCTGCGTGTTGATCATCCCGGCGACGGACGTGGAGTCCATGCAATGGGATTTGATTGAACAGGCGGCCGACATTGTGATGACGCCGTTGCGGGACCTGGAAGTCCCGATGGTCGTCTTCGACCTGAGCGAAGTGAGCTACTTCGGCTCGGTCTTCTTGTCGCTGTTACTGCGGTGCCACAAATTCGTCAAAAGCGCAGGCGGAGAATTGGTCCTGTGCGGCGCGAGCGAAATGGCCAAGGAGTTGCTGTCGGTGACGGCTCTGGACACGCTGTGGGCGATCTACGAGGACCGCGAAGAGGCGCTGGAAGCGCTGGCGGGGTGA
- a CDS encoding winged helix DNA-binding protein: MSRGLSYQQIFTLRYIAACNDRCDCLIHLYEAWGQHLHTSDDPENDIKAGDLNKNFASASFALSIRGLERRGLITRETLARDRRRTCLVLTEQGKEKATAYHNVRFGDEIDQRLKRAAHGPPRDTSWHSSGHKVDGPHIGVENGSRV; the protein is encoded by the coding sequence ATGTCTCGAGGATTATCTTACCAGCAGATATTTACGCTGCGTTATATCGCAGCCTGCAACGACCGTTGTGATTGTTTGATTCACTTGTACGAAGCCTGGGGACAACATCTTCACACGAGTGACGATCCGGAGAACGATATTAAGGCCGGTGACTTGAACAAAAACTTCGCCAGCGCCTCGTTCGCTCTCTCGATTCGCGGTTTAGAACGCCGTGGTTTGATCACCCGCGAAACGTTAGCCCGCGACCGTCGCCGGACGTGCTTGGTATTGACCGAACAAGGCAAAGAAAAGGCAACCGCCTACCACAATGTTCGGTTCGGTGACGAAATTGACCAACGGTTGAAGCGGGCCGCGCATGGTCCACCGCGTGACACTTCATGGCATTCCAGTGGACACAAGGTAGACGGTCCCCACATCGGGGTCGAAAACGGTTCACGCGTTTAA
- a CDS encoding NADPH:quinone oxidoreductase family protein: MKAVLCKSYGPPENLTLEEIPDPQPAAGQVLIDIHAAGLNFPDTLQIAGKYQFQPPFPFIPGAEVAGTITQVGEGVTDFEVGHRVMALPGIGGMAQRVVADAAAVDPIPDAMDFETAAGFGLIYHTSYHALKQRADLQPGETLLVLGASGGVGLAAVEIGKAFGAHVIAAASTDEKLAIAQQHGADELINYGDGALKDKVKKLTGGKGADVIYDPVGGDLFDQATRCVNWKGRILVVGFTSGTIPKYPTNLALLKGCQLVGVFWGDFRRREPELCRKNCAELFDLYEQGRLKPLISQVFPLEQYVEALNVFINRQAVGKIVLGFDR, translated from the coding sequence ATGAAAGCCGTGTTGTGCAAGTCCTATGGACCGCCGGAAAACTTAACCCTCGAAGAGATCCCCGATCCACAACCCGCAGCCGGGCAAGTGCTGATCGACATCCATGCCGCAGGTTTGAACTTTCCCGACACGTTGCAAATTGCCGGAAAGTATCAATTCCAACCCCCCTTCCCGTTCATCCCGGGAGCCGAAGTCGCTGGGACCATTACGCAGGTCGGTGAAGGCGTGACCGACTTTGAAGTCGGGCATCGCGTTATGGCACTGCCGGGAATCGGCGGCATGGCGCAGCGCGTCGTGGCCGATGCGGCAGCGGTCGACCCAATTCCCGATGCCATGGACTTCGAAACGGCCGCCGGGTTTGGGTTGATCTATCACACCTCGTATCACGCCCTAAAACAACGCGCTGATTTACAACCCGGAGAAACGCTGTTGGTTCTGGGCGCCAGCGGCGGGGTCGGATTGGCTGCGGTAGAAATCGGCAAAGCATTCGGCGCACACGTCATCGCCGCTGCCAGTACCGATGAAAAATTGGCGATCGCCCAACAACATGGAGCGGACGAGTTGATCAACTACGGCGATGGAGCGCTCAAGGATAAGGTCAAGAAACTGACCGGCGGCAAAGGAGCCGATGTCATTTATGACCCAGTCGGAGGAGACCTGTTTGATCAAGCAACCCGCTGCGTGAATTGGAAGGGGCGAATTCTCGTCGTCGGCTTCACCAGCGGGACGATCCCCAAATACCCCACCAATCTAGCGCTGCTCAAAGGCTGCCAACTGGTCGGCGTCTTCTGGGGCGACTTCCGCCGCCGTGAACCGGAACTGTGCCGGAAAAATTGCGCTGAGCTATTCGACCTGTACGAACAGGGCCGCCTCAAGCCATTGATTTCACAGGTTTTTCCGCTTGAGCAGTATGTCGAGGCGCTGAACGTCTTTATCAACCGCCAAGCCGTCGGCAAGATTGTGCTAGGATTCGACCGCTGA
- the tadA gene encoding tRNA adenosine(34) deaminase TadA has product MIRPPDNPLDDHKIYMAKALDQARAAYEEGEVPVGAVIVHGGRIIAEAHNQREALNDPTAHAEMIAITQAAEALESWRLLDCVLYVTLEPCPMCAGAIVQARIPAVTYGTTDPKAGACQSLYTITSDPRLNHQSTIVGGILLEECRDLLRQFFAEQRALGKK; this is encoded by the coding sequence TTGATTCGCCCTCCCGACAATCCGCTTGATGATCATAAGATCTACATGGCCAAGGCATTGGATCAGGCGCGTGCGGCCTATGAGGAGGGGGAAGTGCCGGTCGGAGCGGTGATTGTGCATGGCGGGCGGATTATTGCCGAAGCACACAATCAACGCGAAGCACTCAACGATCCGACTGCGCACGCCGAGATGATCGCCATCACGCAGGCGGCTGAGGCGTTGGAATCGTGGCGACTGCTGGATTGCGTGCTCTATGTCACGCTCGAACCCTGTCCGATGTGCGCCGGAGCGATTGTGCAGGCACGGATTCCGGCCGTGACGTACGGGACGACCGATCCCAAAGCGGGGGCCTGCCAGTCGCTGTATACGATCACCAGTGACCCGCGGTTGAATCACCAGTCGACAATCGTGGGGGGCATTCTGCTGGAGGAATGCCGGGACCTGTTGAGACAGTTTTTCGCTGAACAGCGGGCGCTGGGCAAGAAATAA
- a CDS encoding metallophosphoesterase, whose translation MLIGIISDSHDHLPRLEAGLERLRKEGAELLIHPGDIIAPFAAKILASWQGPLHVVYGNNDGERCGLKSVLPQIVDGPLLVECKGKRISVDHYPPDDAHPPVDDVDVILFGHTHEVVNERRNGTLYLNPGENCGWVHGESTVATLDTDGLKAEIIRLDV comes from the coding sequence ATGTTGATTGGCATCATTTCTGATTCGCACGATCACCTACCGAGACTGGAAGCTGGGCTGGAGCGGTTGCGAAAAGAAGGGGCTGAGTTGTTGATTCATCCCGGAGACATCATCGCGCCATTTGCCGCTAAGATTTTGGCCAGTTGGCAAGGTCCGTTGCATGTGGTTTATGGAAATAACGATGGCGAGCGGTGCGGACTGAAATCGGTGCTGCCGCAAATCGTCGATGGTCCGCTGCTTGTCGAATGCAAAGGGAAACGGATCAGCGTTGACCACTATCCCCCCGACGACGCGCATCCGCCGGTCGACGATGTGGATGTGATTCTGTTCGGGCATACGCATGAGGTCGTCAACGAGCGCCGCAACGGAACGTTGTATCTCAATCCGGGCGAAAACTGTGGTTGGGTCCATGGGGAATCGACGGTCGCTACGCTCGACACCGACGGGCTGAAGGCGGAGATCATTCGTTTGGACGTATAG
- a CDS encoding GTPase domain-containing protein gives MTAPELAQLEMLAQVDELVAKLNEWVEPEIGWEPLRQSQALVRRLLRRIEGLRVRLESPLVVATFGGTGTGKSALVNALVGREISPSARQRPTTIRPMLLVHSQTDVEMLGLPLDKLDVVKCDTPVLRDIAVIDCPDPDTSEAANAGSNLEQLHQLLPHCDVLIYTSTQQKYRSARVVDELGQAATGCRLLFVQTHADVDEDIRNDWISQLDGRYEVPDVFFVDSLRALREQQAGQRPSGDFGRLQDLLTTQLAASQRTLIRRANLVDLVQSALDHCQTNIVAHQPQLQELEEILQEQRHKLVGKMSDQLCDELLSSRNLWERRLISSVTQNWGMSPFSSVLRLYNGLGNFIASFTLFRARSSAQVALIGAAQGVRWLAEKRSEQRAESRLERLSTFGLDDAALRESQVVINGYVQSAKLDLDLAQPGNLDSLRNEAARLEDQFLGDATTRVDQLIDRLADKHSGFFVRWWYELLLMSMVGYILFWPARNFFYDMPVNDAPPKSMDYYVTAGIFLVLWSGTLVMLFTRRLRKGLNREIAGLAQSLAQSKIATGLFPDLESTCAAIETHTERLEVLSSTTKSLRRHIATPAGLGAAVPVET, from the coding sequence ATGACCGCTCCGGAACTTGCCCAACTCGAAATGCTCGCGCAGGTCGATGAACTTGTCGCCAAACTCAACGAGTGGGTCGAGCCGGAAATCGGTTGGGAACCGCTGCGACAGTCGCAGGCGCTGGTCCGCCGATTGTTGCGGCGGATTGAAGGACTACGCGTCCGCTTGGAATCGCCATTGGTCGTCGCCACGTTCGGCGGCACGGGAACCGGTAAAAGCGCATTGGTCAATGCGCTCGTCGGCCGCGAAATCTCACCCAGTGCCCGCCAACGGCCAACCACCATTCGCCCAATGTTGCTCGTGCATTCCCAGACCGATGTCGAGATGCTCGGCCTGCCGTTGGATAAACTCGATGTTGTCAAATGCGATACCCCTGTGCTCCGCGATATCGCCGTCATCGATTGCCCCGACCCCGATACCAGCGAAGCGGCCAATGCCGGCAGCAACCTGGAACAACTGCATCAGCTACTGCCGCACTGCGACGTGTTGATCTACACGTCGACGCAACAAAAATACCGCTCCGCCCGCGTCGTCGACGAGCTCGGCCAAGCCGCCACCGGTTGCCGATTGTTGTTTGTGCAGACGCATGCGGACGTCGACGAAGACATTCGCAACGATTGGATTTCGCAACTCGACGGCCGCTACGAAGTCCCCGATGTCTTCTTTGTCGATTCGTTACGGGCCTTACGAGAACAACAAGCGGGGCAACGTCCTTCGGGTGATTTCGGCCGGTTGCAGGATCTGCTCACCACACAGCTCGCAGCCTCGCAACGGACGTTGATTCGCCGCGCCAATCTAGTGGATCTGGTGCAATCAGCGCTCGATCATTGCCAGACCAACATTGTCGCCCATCAACCCCAACTTCAGGAACTGGAAGAGATCCTTCAAGAACAACGGCACAAATTGGTCGGCAAGATGTCGGACCAACTGTGCGACGAATTGCTCTCCAGCCGCAATCTGTGGGAGCGGCGGTTGATTTCTTCGGTGACGCAAAACTGGGGCATGAGCCCATTTTCATCGGTGCTGCGGCTGTACAACGGCCTCGGCAATTTCATCGCCAGTTTTACATTATTTCGCGCACGGTCGTCGGCACAGGTGGCATTGATTGGTGCGGCGCAAGGCGTCCGTTGGTTGGCGGAAAAACGGAGCGAACAGCGCGCCGAAAGCCGCTTAGAACGGTTGTCAACATTCGGTCTCGACGATGCCGCTCTGCGCGAGTCGCAGGTTGTGATCAACGGGTACGTCCAATCCGCGAAACTGGATCTCGATCTCGCACAACCCGGCAATTTGGATTCACTCCGTAACGAAGCAGCGCGACTCGAGGATCAATTCCTCGGGGACGCCACAACGCGGGTCGATCAACTCATCGACCGGTTAGCAGACAAGCATTCCGGGTTTTTCGTACGTTGGTGGTACGAATTGTTGTTGATGTCGATGGTCGGATACATTCTCTTTTGGCCGGCCCGCAACTTCTTTTACGACATGCCGGTCAACGATGCTCCACCCAAGTCGATGGACTATTACGTCACAGCGGGGATTTTTTTGGTGCTCTGGTCCGGCACATTGGTGATGCTCTTCACCCGTCGCTTACGCAAGGGGCTCAACCGCGAAATCGCCGGGTTAGCCCAATCGCTGGCACAAAGCAAAATCGCCACCGGATTGTTCCCCGATCTGGAATCGACATGCGCAGCAATCGAAACGCACACCGAACGACTTGAAGTCCTCTCGTCCACTACAAAGTCGTTAAGACGGCACATTGCGACACCAGCGGGACTGGGAGCAGCGGTACCGGTGGAGACGTAA
- a CDS encoding HEAT repeat domain-containing protein: MKRSLVNRTLPGVHGTLVVAVCAVCLSVAGCQMFDVETLRNRFAVLSDQTPATSRLTDAIADTLNADAWMANHEWSPVTEPGSPLHGLRAAPELPRWLFRPAVSTGKPLFMVEDVIAAYYTEGNQDSVAASTDPRSAIEREAITQLSIIAHRDDLVGWNAAILLAHRDARSARPFVTVLAQLVGDPPMIGDDPNEENKKSTTVIGNAPRPISPDMRAAAAEAWCLVLATAETNGETAMALPGHLLDDMRRGREARQILKDDLPMSVEGELIRGIGRRVAPVRIRELAALLNRPPQTGPQASGGDLRRQELHRAAIDACVHYAMTQQAATEEPVNLHDDTVWPRTLWNCDDDNDPWVRNGFGLLLVITKDSRALEVLSKQIADSNSDVQHRALQNLGVLQNEEARGELREYMTRESLLRKTAIQGLAAFGDTELVGYVGDEDARVREELARQLAMFPSSASAAAMADLLTDDVFSVQVAAVEGVKHWPDALLLPLLLQAGVDGNYQTRDNSLAAFARRTGRVVPPFRPDDEYSLRYDRATQIAATAGIAYPPLHEASQARVESLTRVDTERVEEIAQRLKTAVSLGGAAAGGFEIEWFRRLKPEDMPSVEKVYHRSEPAARSFLLREILPHLAPEYDALLRMDDADVKRRRAAAADLRKIGNARTLSDIVLEQLSELLVREEDTVVWRDVIAAIEQDTSEPVTRIVQLAVNHRWPDVRQHGCDYVLKHGRPEFALWMQALFQDSNPMVQLTAIRAAGQCRNQRVLEDQVDDKGNVTLIGLRRLMTSFTGEKHMAVVGSMARLLDPGGLDELNRISYSGDWRTRVLAIDVMAATGQTRFVDRLIDVLWLDREARPEVHQAALRAIEALIPVEEHPEELNRLATPQQQAATWHGWWEQRRRKFPTNSPQSAGNGYNRPQRAQQAAMTGPTPR; the protein is encoded by the coding sequence ATGAAGCGGTCGTTGGTCAACCGAACGCTACCGGGCGTCCATGGGACGTTGGTGGTCGCGGTCTGCGCCGTCTGTCTGTCGGTCGCGGGTTGCCAGATGTTCGACGTGGAGACGTTGCGGAACCGGTTTGCAGTGTTGTCGGATCAAACCCCGGCGACGTCGCGACTGACCGATGCGATTGCCGATACGCTCAATGCCGATGCCTGGATGGCGAATCATGAATGGTCGCCGGTGACCGAACCGGGATCGCCGCTGCATGGTCTACGAGCTGCGCCGGAGCTGCCTAGGTGGTTGTTTCGTCCAGCAGTCTCCACCGGCAAGCCCTTGTTCATGGTGGAAGATGTGATTGCTGCTTATTACACCGAGGGCAATCAGGATTCGGTGGCGGCATCGACGGATCCGCGCTCGGCAATCGAACGGGAAGCGATCACGCAACTGTCGATCATTGCCCATCGCGACGATTTGGTGGGATGGAATGCGGCGATCCTGTTAGCACACCGCGACGCCCGATCCGCGCGGCCGTTTGTAACGGTCTTGGCGCAACTGGTTGGTGATCCACCGATGATTGGCGACGACCCGAACGAGGAGAACAAGAAATCCACAACCGTAATCGGAAATGCACCGCGGCCGATCTCTCCCGATATGCGGGCCGCTGCAGCCGAGGCGTGGTGTCTGGTTTTGGCGACCGCTGAAACCAATGGCGAAACGGCCATGGCGCTGCCGGGGCATTTGCTGGACGACATGCGACGTGGTCGAGAAGCGCGGCAGATTTTGAAAGACGATTTGCCGATGTCGGTGGAAGGCGAATTGATTCGTGGTATTGGTCGCCGGGTTGCTCCGGTGCGGATTCGCGAATTGGCAGCACTGTTGAATCGTCCGCCGCAGACCGGTCCGCAAGCTTCCGGCGGTGACTTGCGGCGACAGGAATTGCATCGCGCCGCCATCGACGCGTGCGTGCATTATGCAATGACCCAACAAGCCGCCACGGAGGAGCCTGTGAACCTGCATGACGATACGGTCTGGCCGCGCACGCTGTGGAATTGTGATGACGACAACGATCCCTGGGTCCGGAATGGATTCGGGTTGTTGTTGGTGATCACGAAAGATTCGCGCGCTTTGGAGGTCTTGTCGAAACAGATTGCCGATTCCAATAGCGACGTTCAACACCGTGCGCTGCAAAATTTGGGCGTCCTTCAGAACGAAGAAGCTCGCGGCGAATTACGAGAGTACATGACGCGCGAGTCTTTGTTGCGCAAAACGGCCATTCAAGGATTGGCCGCCTTTGGGGATACGGAACTTGTCGGTTACGTCGGCGATGAAGATGCACGCGTGCGGGAAGAACTGGCGCGGCAACTTGCCATGTTTCCCAGCTCCGCATCGGCTGCAGCAATGGCGGACCTGTTAACCGACGACGTATTCTCCGTGCAAGTGGCGGCGGTGGAAGGGGTGAAGCACTGGCCCGATGCGTTGCTGCTGCCGTTGCTATTGCAAGCGGGAGTGGACGGAAATTATCAAACGCGGGATAACAGTTTGGCGGCCTTTGCTCGTCGCACAGGTAGAGTGGTCCCACCTTTCCGCCCGGATGATGAGTACTCGTTACGGTACGACCGCGCGACTCAAATTGCAGCGACGGCGGGGATCGCCTATCCACCGTTGCATGAGGCTTCGCAAGCGAGGGTGGAATCGCTGACACGCGTCGATACTGAGCGCGTGGAGGAGATCGCCCAACGTCTAAAAACCGCTGTCAGTCTGGGGGGTGCAGCGGCTGGAGGCTTTGAAATTGAGTGGTTCCGACGTCTGAAACCAGAAGACATGCCGTCGGTGGAGAAGGTGTATCACCGCAGCGAACCGGCGGCGCGGTCTTTTCTGTTGCGCGAAATTCTTCCGCACTTGGCGCCCGAATACGATGCTCTGTTGCGGATGGACGATGCGGACGTCAAACGTCGTCGCGCCGCTGCAGCGGACTTACGAAAAATCGGAAATGCGCGCACCTTGTCGGATATCGTTTTGGAACAGTTGTCTGAACTGTTGGTTCGCGAAGAGGACACCGTGGTTTGGCGCGATGTGATCGCCGCTATCGAGCAGGATACCAGCGAACCGGTCACGCGGATTGTGCAACTGGCAGTCAATCATCGTTGGCCCGATGTGCGGCAGCACGGTTGCGACTATGTGTTGAAACATGGACGCCCTGAATTCGCCCTATGGATGCAGGCGTTGTTTCAGGACTCCAACCCGATGGTGCAACTGACGGCAATTCGTGCCGCCGGACAATGTCGCAATCAACGGGTTTTGGAAGACCAGGTGGATGACAAAGGCAATGTAACGCTGATTGGCCTCAGGCGGTTGATGACGTCCTTCACGGGCGAAAAACATATGGCGGTTGTCGGCAGCATGGCGCGGCTGTTGGATCCCGGCGGACTGGACGAATTGAATCGAATCAGTTATTCCGGCGATTGGCGGACGCGTGTTTTGGCCATCGATGTGATGGCGGCCACCGGCCAGACCCGTTTTGTGGACCGATTGATCGATGTGCTGTGGCTGGACCGAGAGGCACGACCTGAAGTTCATCAAGCAGCACTGCGGGCGATTGAAGCTTTGATTCCCGTGGAAGAACACCCGGAGGAGTTGAATCGTTTGGCGACTCCTCAACAACAGGCAGCGACTTGGCACGGCTGGTGGGAGCAGCGTCGGCGAAAATTTCCGACAAATTCCCCACAATCGGCCGGAAACGGATATAATCGGCCGCAACGGGCCCAGCAGGCGGCAATGACCGGCCCTACGCCCCGTTGA
- a CDS encoding VOC family protein: MEPRVSLITLGVNDLDASLRFYRDGLGFPTSYTAEQGVIFFQTGGTCLGLYPLDKLAEDVSPDLVPERGQFSGITLAHNVREKAEVNQVLDQAVAAGATLEKPAADTFWGGYSGYFSDLDGHLWEVAWGAFEFREDGSLIIP, encoded by the coding sequence ATGGAACCTCGTGTGAGTCTCATTACGCTGGGCGTCAATGACCTCGATGCTTCGTTGCGGTTTTATCGCGATGGGCTGGGGTTTCCCACCAGCTACACGGCCGAGCAGGGGGTGATCTTTTTTCAAACCGGCGGCACCTGCTTGGGACTTTATCCTTTAGACAAATTAGCCGAGGATGTTTCACCCGATCTTGTGCCGGAGCGGGGTCAGTTCTCCGGGATCACGTTGGCGCACAACGTGCGTGAAAAAGCGGAGGTCAATCAGGTGCTCGACCAAGCAGTGGCGGCGGGCGCTACGCTTGAAAAGCCGGCGGCGGATACCTTTTGGGGTGGGTATTCAGGCTATTTTAGTGACCTCGACGGTCATCTTTGGGAAGTCGCCTGGGGAGCATTTGAATTCCGCGAAGATGGAAGTTTGATCATTCCCTAA
- a CDS encoding S1C family serine protease: protein MYRPRALVAACILLALGATTLNAETESNSIRSAVVKVYATKRSPSLSTPWKRGDGKNVTGSGVMLSPDTLLTNYHVIAYSTDTSISVNGQSDRLSATVQAVSPGMDLALVKLDKPLPADSVVASIAETVPSPGTKIQVLGYPKGGESLSVTEGVVSRIDYVEYRQEEMGLRIQIDAPVNSGNSGGPVIEGNKIVGLTFGLLSGANDIGYAIPCVEIQRFLEDIEDGKYDGKPQLWFESLLCNDKELREWLKLPEGETGIRFVRQPIPIADYPLQLNDVITHIGEFDVSNLAKVDYDSNTQVSCEYALDRSAQDGQVQLRIIRAGKEMHVQVPVFSDGHYLLKFLNDQQPSYFVYGPIVFGVANAEFPDLVNSMMLQGGRNAAMALGLFKEMQKSDNPYLMRRFARTESTDEHLVVIPKLISTGLTRDTKLLTPAVVRAINGKKVTSIQSAALILAAIEDEQIVIEIDDNRNTTIVFNRAELDSKHDQIMVDNGIVKSASSDLKEVWSR from the coding sequence ATGTACAGACCCCGCGCTCTTGTAGCTGCATGCATTCTTCTGGCATTGGGGGCAACCACGCTGAATGCGGAAACTGAAAGCAACTCGATTCGAAGCGCGGTCGTCAAGGTTTACGCGACGAAACGAAGTCCCAGCTTGTCGACACCTTGGAAACGAGGCGACGGTAAAAACGTAACCGGATCGGGAGTCATGCTGTCGCCCGACACACTGCTGACGAATTATCACGTCATTGCCTATAGCACGGATACGTCGATCAGTGTGAACGGCCAATCAGATCGCCTCTCGGCGACTGTTCAAGCTGTGTCACCGGGGATGGATCTGGCCCTTGTAAAATTGGACAAACCGTTACCGGCAGACTCCGTCGTGGCCAGCATCGCCGAGACTGTCCCCTCGCCTGGGACAAAAATTCAAGTCTTGGGATATCCAAAGGGTGGGGAATCGCTTTCAGTGACAGAGGGTGTCGTATCCCGCATCGATTATGTGGAATATCGCCAAGAGGAAATGGGTTTGCGAATTCAAATCGATGCCCCCGTGAATAGCGGAAACAGCGGCGGTCCAGTGATCGAAGGCAACAAAATCGTGGGGCTCACGTTTGGTCTGCTTTCAGGTGCCAATGACATTGGATATGCCATCCCCTGCGTCGAGATCCAGCGATTTTTGGAGGACATCGAAGATGGGAAGTATGACGGAAAACCACAATTGTGGTTCGAATCGCTGTTGTGTAACGATAAGGAACTGCGAGAGTGGTTGAAATTGCCTGAGGGAGAAACGGGGATTCGCTTCGTACGGCAGCCGATCCCCATTGCGGATTATCCTCTACAACTCAACGATGTCATCACACACATCGGTGAGTTTGACGTGAGCAATCTCGCCAAGGTCGATTATGACTCCAATACTCAGGTCTCCTGTGAGTATGCATTGGACCGCAGCGCGCAGGATGGGCAAGTCCAACTGCGAATCATACGTGCCGGAAAGGAAATGCACGTTCAGGTCCCAGTGTTCAGCGACGGCCACTACCTATTAAAGTTCTTGAACGATCAACAGCCGAGTTACTTCGTATATGGCCCCATTGTATTTGGAGTCGCCAACGCTGAGTTTCCCGATCTCGTCAACTCGATGATGTTGCAAGGTGGCAGGAATGCAGCAATGGCGCTTGGTTTGTTTAAAGAGATGCAGAAGTCAGACAACCCCTATTTAATGCGGCGATTCGCCCGAACCGAGTCGACTGACGAACATCTCGTGGTGATTCCAAAATTGATTTCCACCGGTCTGACGCGCGATACAAAATTGCTCACGCCGGCGGTGGTCCGCGCAATCAACGGTAAGAAAGTCACGAGCATTCAATCGGCCGCGCTGATCCTCGCAGCGATCGAAGATGAGCAGATCGTGATCGAAATCGACGACAATCGAAATACCACAATCGTATTCAATCGGGCCGAACTTGACTCCAAACATGATCAGATCATGGTGGACAATGGCATCGTTAAGTCTGCATCAAGCGATCTGAAGGAAGTCTGGTCGCGGTAA